A genome region from Psychrobacter jeotgali includes the following:
- a CDS encoding response regulator, whose amino-acid sequence MTHNQIQKNILLIDDHALFRTGLRLILQNKIKAVITEIEKISDVTDIEVPIDVILLDICLPGLNGIDGMTILQQRWPEARIMLLSALSNHEDINRALELGASCFLNKNTDSAVICKTVQSLLLSRLHNNRPLQTQPSRVVTEAKTMLSTRLLEVLALMAEGHSNKYIADKLSLSENTVRNHIAALMEHFDVHNRTKIILVAQQAGYLARQE is encoded by the coding sequence ATGACTCATAATCAGATACAAAAAAACATATTACTCATTGATGATCATGCTCTGTTTCGAACAGGCCTAAGGCTCATCTTACAAAACAAGATAAAAGCCGTTATTACTGAAATTGAAAAAATCAGCGATGTGACTGATATTGAAGTGCCCATTGATGTCATCTTGCTAGATATCTGTCTGCCTGGTCTTAATGGTATTGATGGCATGACTATTCTGCAGCAGCGCTGGCCTGAAGCCCGTATCATGCTGCTATCTGCTCTTAGTAACCATGAAGATATCAATAGAGCCCTAGAGTTAGGCGCCAGTTGTTTTTTGAATAAAAACACGGATTCTGCGGTTATTTGTAAAACCGTACAATCGCTACTTCTTAGCCGCTTACACAATAATAGACCTCTGCAGACCCAACCTTCTCGCGTCGTTACTGAAGCAAAAACTATGCTAAGCACACGCTTGCTAGAAGTGTTAGCGCTCATGGCGGAGGGACACAGTAATAAATATATTGCCGACAAACTATCATTGAGCGAAAACACAGTCCGTAATCATATCGCTGCCTTAATGGAGCATTTCGATGTTCATAACCGTACCAAAATTATCCTTGTAGCCCAGCAAGCGGGCTACCTTGCTCGCCAAGAATAA